In a single window of the Dreissena polymorpha isolate Duluth1 chromosome 3, UMN_Dpol_1.0, whole genome shotgun sequence genome:
- the LOC127872345 gene encoding trichohyalin-like, which yields MDDVHLTEREQRLLRREQLKADIAQKEREIQERTNENRLKKIKQRDRNIEMLQLQELQRQRNKLIEKRRHAIQERDEQHRVVEEQRIELRDKPLRTQSRTSDIESQRLKETVIDIEYEDDELKGACGHTNIDSDIKRLEFGENSRYTERTYTDQSLITINEYGYVDRERTMPKDQNHCKYFDQFSTVSNDTVDKGIQWLRRKEIQLEEEHHANSEDRIKIEGEIDRTQCYQLIHKCNKREIDFEMEMETLQKQIELMKLEEREAVRKIQIKEELRETKRKEKLQAEQRKQNEDRLRTLKQEKYELEQSLLEMQRVLSSLAEELLDYGEERNKPQVRKISESKQAFIIKPNIPTFTEPSNFPEWKIEIQSMLSSNIYHREILRQAIRNAIGGKPRKILATLKPTATSEEILEALESNYGDIKSGECIMEEYYKAKQEKEEDISARGIRLEELVQKAIDRGEIQTHRREQMLRTRFWKYLRNKELKNATRIFYESNIPFEELRKKMRREEQDISVSKETSQQINVHQIEDHTKMTLKSR from the coding sequence ATGGATGATGTACACTTGACTGAAAGAGAACAAAGGCTGCTACGGAGAGAACAGCTTAAGGCAGATATTGCCCAGAAAGAAAGAGAGATACAAGAGAGAACAAATGAGAacagattgaaaaaaataaaacaaagggaCAGAAACATAGAAATGTTGCAATTACAAGAATTACAACGGCAAAGAAATAAGCTGATAGAGAAAAGGAGACACGCAATACAAGAAAGGGATGAGCAACATAGAGTTGTTGAAGAACAGAGAATAGAATTAAGAGATAAGCCTTTGAGGACCCAAAGTAGGACTTCAGACATTGAAAGTCAAAGACTAAAGGAGACCGTGATTGATATAGAATATGAGGACGATGAATTGAAAGGAGCATGTGGGCATACTAACATCGATTCGGATATCAAGAGACTGGAATTCGGAGAAAACAGCAGATATACCGAAAGGACATATACAGATCAGTCACTTATTACAATCAATGAATACGGATATGTCGACCGTGAAAGGACAATGCCTAAGGACCAGaatcattgtaaatattttgaccaGTTCTCAACCGTAAGCAATGACACTGTAGACAAAGGAATACAGTGGTTGCGAAGAAAGGAAATTCAACTTGAAGAAGAACATCATGCGAATTCTGAGGACAGAATTAAAATTGAGGGAGAGATAGATAGAACACAATGTTACCAGTTGATACACAAATGCAACAAGAGGGAAATAGACTTTGAAATGGAAATGGAAACTTTGCAGAAGCAAATTGAGTTAATGAAACTCGAGGAGAGGGAAGCAGTCAGAAAGATACAGATAAAGGAAGAGTTGAGAGAAACAAAACGAAAAGAAAAGCTACAAGCAGAACAAAGGAAGCAAAATGAAGACAGATTGAGGACACTCAAACAAGAGAAATATGAATTAGAACAGAGTTTACTGGAAATGCAGAGGGTTCTGAGCTCACTGGCTGAAGAATTACTTGATTATGGTGAAGAGCGAAATAAACCACAGGTCAGAAAGATCAGTGAAAGCAAACAGGCTTTCATAATTAAACCAAATATACCGACATTTACAGAACCAAGCAATTTTCCAGAATGGAAGATAGAAATTCAAAGTATGCTTAGCTCCAACATATACCATAGAGAAATACTGAGGCAAGCTATAAGAAATGCAATCGGTGGAAAACCCCGGAAGATATTGGCAACATTGAAACCTACAGCCACATCAGAAGAAATATTAGAGGCATTAGAAAGTAATTATGGTGATATCAAAAGCGGAGAATGTATAATGGAAGAATATTACAAAGCTAAACAAGAGAAAGAGGAAGACATTTCTGCACGTGGAATACGCCTTGAAGAGTTGGTACAGAAGGCTATAGATAGAGGTGAAATACAAACGCACAGAAGGGAGCAAATGCTACGAACACGGTTCTGGAAATACCTAAGGAACAAAGAACTCAAGAATGCAACGAGAATATTTTATGAATCGAACATACCATTT